From a single Oxalobacter vibrioformis genomic region:
- a CDS encoding HlyD family secretion protein: MPLKLSGKRLTRVIIIAAAVVISGIVAWYFLKPPAVPDGLAYGNGRLEATETAIASKIQGKLIEVRFREGADLKEGEIGALLDGEDVKAQLRAAEANLISARESARETRESLKSAISEQKLAVATYKRTEELIKKNFISEAQLDKDRTTLQTANSTLAGAKNRVAEADAAVEAAAANVDALKVSVDDTILRVPVDGRVLYRLAEPGEVISAGGRVLAMIDLSDVYMYVYLNTEEAGKVVMGDEARIVLDALPDVQIPAHIAFVAPKNQFTPKEVETQEERVKFMFRVKVKVNRDWLEKNSNVAKPGMPGIGWVKIKPGTTWPATLPQPSR, encoded by the coding sequence ATGCCTCTCAAACTTTCAGGAAAGCGTCTGACAAGGGTCATCATCATCGCAGCTGCTGTCGTTATTTCAGGCATTGTTGCGTGGTATTTCCTGAAGCCGCCTGCAGTTCCTGATGGACTGGCATATGGTAATGGCCGCCTGGAAGCAACCGAAACGGCGATTGCATCCAAAATACAGGGGAAACTCATCGAGGTGCGTTTTCGCGAAGGTGCTGATCTCAAGGAAGGAGAAATCGGCGCTCTTTTGGATGGCGAAGACGTCAAGGCCCAATTGCGCGCAGCAGAAGCCAACCTGATCAGTGCACGTGAATCCGCACGTGAAACCAGGGAAAGTCTCAAGAGTGCCATAAGCGAACAAAAACTGGCCGTTGCCACCTACAAACGGACAGAAGAGCTGATCAAGAAAAACTTCATCTCGGAAGCGCAACTGGACAAGGACCGTACCACCCTCCAGACAGCCAACTCCACCCTTGCCGGTGCAAAAAACCGTGTTGCCGAGGCAGATGCCGCTGTTGAAGCGGCAGCAGCCAATGTGGATGCACTCAAGGTAAGCGTGGATGACACCATTTTGCGTGTCCCTGTTGACGGACGTGTCCTTTACCGGCTTGCGGAGCCGGGTGAAGTCATTTCTGCCGGTGGCCGCGTGCTGGCCATGATCGATCTTTCCGACGTCTACATGTACGTCTACCTGAATACGGAAGAAGCCGGCAAAGTGGTTATGGGTGACGAGGCACGCATTGTGCTGGACGCTCTGCCGGATGTGCAGATTCCCGCCCATATCGCCTTTGTCGCCCCCAAAAACCAGTTCACCCCGAAGGAAGTCGAAACCCAGGAAGAACGGGTCAAATTCATGTTCCGGGTCAAGGTCAAGGTCAATCGGGACTGGCTGGAAAAAAACAGCAATGTTGCAAAACCGGGTATGCCCGGTATCGGCTGGGTCAAAATCAAGCCCGGCACCACGTGGCCGGCTACACTTCCTCAACCATCAAGGTAA
- the rbbA gene encoding ribosome-associated ATPase/putative transporter RbbA, translating to MADSTAARLENVSLHYKEVTALDNVTLEIPGGCMVGLIGPDGVGKSSLLALISGARKIQDGRVVVLDTNISNQRDRNLLLPRIAYMPQGLGKNLYPTLSVSENIDFFARLFGHKKEERIARINELTQATGLGPFKDRPAGKLSGGMKQKLGLCCSLVHDPDLLILDEPTTGVDPLSRRQFWELINAIRKRRDHMSVLVATAYMEEAEQFDWLAAMYGGKVIATGTADEMKAEAGADTLEKAFIHFLPDSRSQDYQELVIPLLETKDEDWAIEADGLTQRFGDFTAVDNVSFKISKGEIFGFLGSNGCGKTTTMKMLTGLLPPTEGSSKIFGKVVDANNLESRRDVGYMSQSFSLYGELTVQQNLDLHAELFHLPADRKKPRIEELIERFGLRPYVDSPAEGLPLGIRQRLSLAVSVVHEPKLLILDEPTSGVDPIARDEFWRYLIQMSREQDVTIFISTHFMNEAERCDRMSLMHAGIVLDSGTPKELQEKRYAATLEEAFIAYLEDAAGKDESTSFENTDIQPETAAPVTSAFFSLQRMLGYAFRESLELKRDPIRLIFALLGSALLMFVLGSGISMDVEDLKFAVYDQDQSPQSRDYVDNLSGSRYFIQQPPIKSAEELEHRMKTGELTVAIEIPPGYGRDLLQNRHPEIGAWVDGSMPYRGETTRGYVIGMHQEYLAELSRETTGLSPAALPAQLELRYRYNQDFKSIYAMVPAVIPLLLILIPSVLVALGVVREKELGSITNFYVTPTTKLEFLLGKQLPYIVIAMFSYFILIGMAVFLFKVPIKGSFLALTVGALLYVTATTGVGLVISTFTPTQISALFGTAILTMLPTTQFSGLTTPVGSLEGGAYWIGQCFPASYFLVLSRGVFTKALHLPDLIEPILTLALFFPINTFIAYLLLPNQEK from the coding sequence ATGGCTGACTCCACTGCAGCCCGGCTTGAAAATGTCAGCCTGCACTACAAGGAAGTGACAGCGCTGGACAATGTCACGCTGGAGATACCCGGCGGCTGCATGGTGGGCCTGATCGGCCCTGACGGTGTCGGCAAATCATCTCTTTTAGCGCTTATCTCGGGAGCACGCAAAATCCAGGATGGCCGTGTCGTCGTACTGGATACGAATATCAGCAACCAGCGCGACAGAAACCTTCTCCTTCCCCGTATTGCCTACATGCCGCAGGGACTGGGGAAAAACCTCTACCCGACCCTGTCCGTTTCCGAAAATATTGATTTTTTCGCCCGTCTCTTCGGGCACAAAAAAGAAGAACGTATTGCCCGCATCAATGAACTGACACAGGCCACCGGCCTGGGACCATTCAAGGATCGTCCTGCCGGCAAACTTTCAGGCGGCATGAAACAAAAACTGGGGCTGTGCTGCTCTCTGGTGCACGACCCTGATCTGCTGATTCTGGATGAGCCCACAACCGGTGTTGATCCTCTCTCGCGCCGCCAGTTCTGGGAACTGATCAACGCCATCCGCAAACGCCGCGACCACATGAGTGTGCTGGTTGCCACGGCCTACATGGAAGAGGCAGAACAGTTTGACTGGCTGGCAGCCATGTATGGCGGCAAAGTCATCGCTACCGGTACGGCCGATGAAATGAAAGCAGAAGCCGGTGCCGATACCCTGGAAAAGGCATTTATCCACTTTCTTCCGGACTCCCGCTCACAGGACTACCAGGAACTGGTTATCCCGCTACTGGAAACAAAGGATGAAGACTGGGCGATTGAAGCCGATGGCCTTACCCAGCGCTTTGGTGACTTTACCGCCGTTGACAATGTCAGTTTCAAAATTTCCAAGGGAGAGATATTCGGCTTTCTGGGATCAAACGGCTGTGGCAAGACCACCACCATGAAAATGCTCACCGGCCTGCTTCCACCAACAGAGGGCAGCTCGAAGATCTTCGGCAAGGTCGTTGATGCAAACAACCTGGAAAGCCGAAGGGATGTCGGTTACATGTCGCAATCCTTCTCCCTCTATGGCGAACTGACCGTCCAGCAGAATCTGGATCTGCATGCCGAACTCTTTCATCTTCCGGCTGACAGGAAAAAGCCCCGCATTGAAGAACTCATTGAGCGTTTCGGGCTGAGACCTTATGTCGACTCACCGGCTGAAGGCCTCCCCCTGGGCATCAGGCAGCGTCTTTCGCTGGCCGTTTCCGTTGTACATGAACCAAAACTCCTGATCCTGGATGAACCCACATCAGGCGTTGACCCCATTGCGCGTGACGAATTCTGGCGCTACCTGATCCAGATGTCGCGTGAACAGGATGTCACCATTTTCATCTCGACACACTTCATGAATGAAGCTGAGCGATGTGACCGTATGTCACTCATGCACGCCGGTATTGTGCTTGATAGCGGCACGCCGAAAGAATTGCAGGAAAAGCGGTATGCCGCCACACTGGAAGAAGCCTTTATCGCCTATCTGGAAGATGCCGCCGGCAAGGATGAATCCACCTCTTTTGAGAACACGGACATTCAGCCGGAAACGGCAGCACCGGTAACAAGCGCTTTTTTCAGCCTGCAGCGCATGCTGGGATATGCCTTCCGGGAAAGCCTGGAACTGAAACGTGACCCCATCCGGCTCATTTTTGCCCTGCTTGGCTCTGCGCTGTTGATGTTTGTACTGGGAAGCGGTATTTCGATGGACGTGGAAGATCTGAAATTTGCCGTATACGACCAGGACCAGTCTCCGCAATCGCGGGATTACGTCGACAATCTCTCCGGATCGCGCTATTTCATCCAGCAGCCCCCCATCAAGAGTGCGGAAGAACTGGAGCATCGCATGAAAACCGGCGAACTGACTGTCGCCATTGAAATCCCGCCGGGCTACGGCCGGGATCTGCTGCAAAACCGCCATCCGGAAATCGGCGCCTGGGTGGATGGTTCCATGCCCTACCGCGGGGAAACCACCCGCGGGTATGTTATCGGCATGCACCAGGAATACCTCGCCGAGCTTTCCCGTGAAACGACAGGCCTTTCTCCGGCTGCCCTGCCCGCACAACTGGAGCTGCGCTACCGGTACAACCAGGATTTCAAAAGCATCTATGCAATGGTACCGGCCGTTATCCCGCTCCTTCTGATTCTCATCCCATCCGTACTGGTTGCATTGGGTGTCGTGCGGGAAAAAGAACTCGGATCAATCACCAATTTTTACGTTACGCCAACAACAAAGCTCGAATTTTTACTGGGCAAGCAGCTGCCCTATATCGTTATCGCCATGTTCAGCTATTTCATCCTTATCGGCATGGCTGTCTTTCTTTTCAAGGTACCCATCAAGGGCAGCTTTCTTGCACTGACGGTGGGCGCCCTCCTGTATGTTACGGCAACAACCGGTGTGGGACTCGTTATTTCAACCTTCACCCCCACCCAGATATCCGCACTTTTTGGCACCGCCATTCTCACCATGCTGCCGACCACCCAGTTTTCAGGACTGACAACACCGGTTGGCTCACTGGAAGGGGGCGCATACTGGATCGGGCAGTGCTTTCCGGCTTCTTATTTCCTGGTGCTCAGCCGCGGGGTGTTTACCAAGGCACTTCATTTGCCCGACCTGATAGAGCCGATTCTTACGCTGGCGCTTTTCTTCCCGATCAATACCTTTATCGCCTACCTGCTGCTACCCAACCAGGAAAAATGA
- a CDS encoding ABC transporter permease has product MKTHFLNIYHLGIKELRSLAADKVLLLLIIWAFTGGVYSASKGVSQELRNAPVAIVDQDQSQISHRFVYALTQPYFKKPDVLGLYEVDRALDRGYYSFTIIIPPSFEKDLHARRNPTIQINIDATVMSQAFIGAGYIQSIFTTEINEFLNRSYETAAPPINLVTRVKFNPNLTGFWFGGVMETINNINMLTIILVGAAYIREREHGTIEHLLAMPLVPIEIMASKIWANGLAVLIAATFALTVMIKTVLKVPIAGSIPLFISVAAVYLFSAGSIGIFLGTIARSMPQLGLLIFLTIIPMQMLSGGVTPQESMPAAMRNLMMFVPITYFVRLAQSILYRGAGFIIIWKDLLIMGFIGLVFFVAAQFRFRKSVAQAA; this is encoded by the coding sequence ATGAAAACCCACTTCCTTAACATCTACCATCTGGGCATCAAGGAATTGCGAAGTTTGGCTGCGGACAAGGTGCTGCTGTTGCTGATCATCTGGGCCTTTACCGGGGGCGTTTACAGTGCATCCAAGGGCGTTTCGCAGGAACTGCGAAACGCCCCTGTTGCCATTGTTGACCAGGACCAGTCACAGATTTCTCACCGCTTCGTCTACGCACTGACACAACCTTATTTCAAAAAGCCCGATGTGCTGGGCCTTTATGAAGTCGACCGTGCCCTGGACAGGGGATATTATTCGTTCACCATTATCATCCCGCCCAGCTTTGAAAAAGACCTGCATGCCCGGCGCAACCCCACCATCCAGATCAATATCGATGCCACGGTCATGAGCCAGGCCTTTATCGGTGCCGGCTACATCCAGAGTATCTTCACAACGGAAATCAATGAGTTTTTAAATCGTTCCTACGAAACCGCCGCACCGCCCATCAACCTCGTCACACGGGTCAAGTTCAATCCCAACCTGACCGGCTTCTGGTTTGGCGGCGTCATGGAGACGATCAACAATATCAACATGCTGACCATCATCCTGGTGGGTGCCGCCTATATCCGTGAGCGGGAACACGGCACGATTGAACATCTGCTGGCCATGCCGCTTGTTCCCATCGAAATCATGGCATCCAAGATCTGGGCAAACGGCCTGGCCGTCCTGATTGCGGCTACTTTTGCACTGACGGTCATGATCAAGACCGTGCTGAAAGTCCCGATTGCCGGCTCCATCCCGCTCTTTATCTCGGTAGCCGCCGTTTATCTCTTTTCCGCCGGCTCGATAGGTATTTTTCTCGGCACCATCGCGCGCTCCATGCCGCAGCTTGGGCTGCTGATTTTTCTCACCATCATCCCCATGCAGATGCTGTCCGGCGGCGTTACCCCCCAGGAAAGCATGCCCGCAGCAATGCGTAACCTGATGATGTTCGTGCCGATCACCTATTTTGTCCGGCTGGCACAGTCCATTCTGTATCGCGGCGCCGGTTTCATCATCATCTGGAAAGACCTGCTGATCATGGGATTTATCGGGCTTGTCTTCTTTGTTGCCGCCCAGTTCCGTTTCCGTAAATCCGTCGCCCAGGCAGCATAA
- a CDS encoding MBL fold metallo-hydrolase — translation MRIITCLRNLILGLTLVTTGFIPVAMAEAPMAKKQVPGYYRMMHGQFEVTVLFDGAFDVGISLMSNATQTELQQLLARNYIDGDKVQTATNVYLINTGKNLVLIDVGCGTLFGPKMGKIMDNLKAAGYAPEQVDTILLTHMHPDHVGGLVDANGNMLFPNAKVYANQVESDFWLSDKNAGEAKNDQMKNAFKNAKASTAPYRAAKKWHTFQHKDEVVPGIRAVSTAGHTPGHTMFRIKSDEQRFFILGDLVISHTVQFTRPDVTLAFDINPEQSVITRYKVFNLAAKYKWMVAGAHLPYPGIGQIRSNGDGTYGWIPVQMVPE, via the coding sequence ATGAGAATCATCACGTGTTTACGTAATCTGATTTTGGGGCTGACGCTTGTCACGACAGGATTTATCCCTGTCGCGATGGCTGAAGCGCCCATGGCAAAAAAGCAGGTGCCTGGCTATTACCGGATGATGCATGGCCAGTTTGAGGTAACTGTCCTGTTTGACGGCGCTTTTGATGTGGGCATCTCGCTTATGTCAAATGCCACACAGACAGAACTGCAGCAGCTTTTAGCGCGTAATTATATTGATGGCGACAAGGTACAGACGGCAACCAATGTCTATCTGATCAATACCGGCAAGAATCTGGTATTGATTGATGTCGGGTGCGGGACGCTTTTTGGTCCGAAGATGGGAAAAATCATGGATAACCTGAAAGCAGCCGGGTATGCGCCGGAACAGGTGGATACGATTCTTTTGACCCATATGCATCCGGATCACGTGGGTGGCCTGGTTGATGCAAACGGCAACATGCTTTTCCCGAATGCCAAAGTCTATGCCAATCAGGTGGAAAGCGATTTCTGGCTGTCAGACAAAAATGCCGGTGAAGCAAAAAATGACCAGATGAAAAACGCATTCAAGAACGCCAAGGCATCAACAGCGCCTTATCGTGCGGCAAAAAAATGGCATACTTTCCAGCATAAGGATGAAGTTGTTCCTGGTATAAGGGCTGTTTCCACTGCCGGTCACACACCCGGGCATACGATGTTCCGTATCAAATCGGATGAGCAGCGCTTTTTCATCCTGGGCGACCTGGTCATCAGCCATACGGTGCAGTTTACCCGTCCTGATGTGACGCTGGCGTTTGATATCAATCCGGAACAGTCTGTTATTACCCGGTACAAGGTCTTCAACCTGGCAGCCAAGTACAAGTGGATGGTGGCCGGTGCCCACTTGCCTTATCCGGGAATCGGCCAGATCCGTTCAAATGGTGATGGCACGTATGGCTGGATTCCGGTTCAGATGGTTCCGGAATAA
- a CDS encoding NADPH-dependent FMN reductase: MIRIAIIMGSTRPGRNGEAVAKWAYEIASRRTDAQFELIDLLDYNLPLLDEPHPAQMQQYTREHTKIWSEKINPFDGFVFVTPEYNHSTSAALKNAIDFLAMEWKNKVAAYVGYGANGAIRAVEHLRQIMAQFQTASIRNQLTLSLFTDFENNAFKPAPRHEKTLGSMLDQLVDWARTLKTLRKEKQQ; this comes from the coding sequence ATGATCCGGATTGCCATCATTATGGGAAGCACCCGTCCCGGACGAAATGGCGAAGCCGTGGCCAAATGGGCCTATGAGATCGCCTCAAGGCGCACGGACGCCCAATTCGAGCTGATTGACCTGCTCGACTACAACCTTCCCCTTCTGGATGAACCTCATCCTGCACAGATGCAGCAATACACCAGGGAACATACGAAAATATGGTCTGAAAAAATCAATCCTTTTGATGGCTTTGTTTTCGTCACCCCTGAATATAATCACTCAACATCAGCAGCATTGAAAAATGCCATTGATTTTCTTGCCATGGAATGGAAAAACAAGGTGGCTGCTTATGTGGGTTATGGCGCAAACGGCGCAATACGCGCCGTAGAACACCTGCGCCAGATCATGGCGCAATTCCAGACGGCCAGCATTCGGAATCAGTTAACCCTCTCCCTCTTTACTGATTTTGAAAACAATGCGTTCAAGCCGGCTCCCCGTCATGAAAAAACACTGGGCTCCATGCTGGATCAGCTTGTCGACTGGGCCCGGACACTGAAAACGCTCAGAAAGGAAAAACAGCAATAA
- a CDS encoding DUF1540 domain-containing protein gives MKHITIIMPLIKECSVSACGFNAMDGCHAKAITVGNGTNPGCDTFFNVPDMSAHATSVGRTGGVGACKVSGCKFNTDYECMADEIMVSLISQKANCATYAPR, from the coding sequence ATGAAACATATTACGATCATCATGCCCCTCATCAAGGAATGTTCGGTATCGGCATGCGGCTTCAACGCAATGGATGGCTGCCACGCCAAAGCCATTACGGTTGGTAATGGCACCAATCCGGGCTGCGATACTTTTTTCAATGTGCCTGACATGTCAGCCCATGCAACATCAGTAGGCCGCACAGGCGGCGTAGGCGCATGCAAGGTCTCCGGCTGTAAATTCAATACGGATTATGAATGTATGGCCGATGAAATCATGGTCAGCCTGATCAGCCAAAAAGCAAACTGCGCAACATACGCACCAAGATAA
- a CDS encoding YfbR-like 5'-deoxynucleotidase — MYQEKTLTEYMLVKSEILTSSGDYFSFINPDAYHFEIETIAHALSHLCRFTGHTAEFYSVAQHSVLVSSLLPREMQLAGLLHDATEAFVGDMTKPLKDMFPEFRRIEKNIESAICRQYGIACPMPHEVKQADLILLATEQRDLMPHVDLQWSYLEGVEAMKEKITPWAPALAKEWFLARFYALTAAN, encoded by the coding sequence ATGTACCAGGAAAAAACGCTTACCGAATACATGCTGGTGAAGTCAGAAATTCTCACCAGTTCGGGTGACTATTTTTCATTCATCAATCCGGATGCCTATCACTTCGAGATTGAGACCATTGCGCATGCCCTGTCCCACCTGTGCCGCTTTACGGGGCATACTGCCGAATTTTATTCCGTTGCGCAGCACAGTGTCCTGGTCAGCAGCCTGCTCCCGCGTGAGATGCAGCTTGCCGGCCTGCTGCACGATGCGACAGAAGCCTTTGTCGGTGATATGACCAAGCCATTGAAAGACATGTTTCCCGAATTTCGCCGGATTGAAAAAAATATTGAAAGCGCCATCTGCCGGCAATATGGCATTGCCTGCCCCATGCCACACGAAGTCAAGCAGGCAGACCTGATCCTGCTCGCCACCGAACAGCGCGACCTGATGCCGCATGTTGATCTGCAATGGAGCTATCTTGAGGGCGTAGAAGCAATGAAAGAGAAAATCACCCCCTGGGCGCCAGCCCTCGCAAAAGAATGGTTCCTGGCGCGTTTTTACGCGCTGACAGCGGCTAATTGA
- the lpoB gene encoding penicillin-binding protein activator LpoB, with amino-acid sequence MKKLLRYSSLSGFVALAVLLSACSGPQTGRVSGDGEVVYEDAQAAETVTTKWGSTDLQSTAESMAQSLLASKWIAQASSPPKVRLRDVKNYTDEHIDTKGITDKIRIKLLNSGQVRFLTDKGNMDDVFDERDLNEMATKRKENKLMMDADYIVTGSVRSIRKRTKSVGDVYFQITLELTDPQSGEIKWADEKEIRKRTTKPSIGW; translated from the coding sequence ATGAAAAAGTTACTCCGTTATTCCTCTCTTTCTGGTTTTGTTGCACTGGCGGTGCTGCTTTCGGCCTGTAGCGGCCCGCAGACAGGCCGTGTCAGTGGCGATGGCGAAGTGGTGTATGAAGATGCGCAGGCCGCAGAGACTGTCACAACCAAGTGGGGTTCTACCGACCTGCAATCAACAGCCGAAAGTATGGCCCAGTCTCTTTTGGCGTCGAAGTGGATTGCACAGGCTTCCAGCCCGCCGAAAGTCCGTTTGCGTGATGTGAAAAATTACACGGATGAGCATATCGATACCAAGGGCATTACGGACAAAATCCGTATCAAGCTGCTCAATTCGGGACAGGTTCGCTTTCTTACCGACAAGGGTAATATGGATGATGTCTTTGACGAGCGTGACCTGAATGAAATGGCGACCAAGCGCAAGGAAAACAAGCTGATGATGGATGCGGACTACATTGTTACCGGTTCAGTGCGTTCTATCAGGAAGCGCACGAAAAGTGTTGGTGATGTGTATTTCCAGATCACGCTTGAGCTGACTGATCCGCAAAGTGGCGAGATCAAGTGGGCCGATGAAAAAGAAATCCGCAAGCGCACAACCAAGCCGAGTATCGGCTGGTAA
- a CDS encoding DUF1425 domain-containing protein: MSRIRILLILFCIGLLASCGRSTHEYLDNDDVRIKSIKHVEDGDFLVVTAVLVNDDDDEINHSVYRMLWFDDDGMLLEQSSWRPVIVKGKAPVYIKERSTIPGAKEYTLIISNDAS, translated from the coding sequence ATGTCACGTATTAGAATTCTTCTCATTTTGTTCTGTATTGGCCTTTTGGCTTCCTGCGGCCGGTCCACACATGAGTACCTTGACAATGATGATGTCAGGATCAAATCCATCAAGCATGTGGAAGATGGTGATTTTCTCGTTGTCACTGCCGTGCTGGTCAATGATGATGACGATGAGATCAACCATAGTGTGTATCGCATGCTGTGGTTTGATGACGATGGCATGCTGCTCGAGCAGTCTTCCTGGCGGCCTGTGATCGTGAAGGGCAAGGCGCCTGTCTATATCAAGGAACGCTCAACTATACCGGGTGCGAAAGAATACACCCTGATTATTTCCAATGATGCGAGCTAG
- a CDS encoding tyrosine-protein phosphatase produces the protein MSNTKYLLSCLLALLALCLTPHGYTKSPAPGERIVLETTWNTRDLGGYNAANGKKVIHGKLFRTDEPSSLSEKDMRTLSAIPLVTLIDFRSIKEQQDKPDRLPENIRRYYFLPITPGKLSDVDDAKIDENLMIRIYRELVTDKEAIAQYTEFFRILQADDSAPLAFHCAAGKDRTGVGAALVLYSLGVDDTTIMKDYLQSASYIHEKYADILKQKPAYAPLLAVKREYLQAAIDTIRNHYGSMDNYLQKVLQVNISRMQEKYLQ, from the coding sequence ATGAGCAACACAAAATACCTCCTTTCCTGCCTCCTGGCCCTCCTGGCCCTGTGCCTTACCCCGCATGGATACACCAAAAGCCCCGCTCCGGGAGAGCGTATTGTGCTGGAAACCACCTGGAACACCCGTGACCTGGGGGGATACAACGCCGCTAACGGCAAAAAAGTCATCCATGGAAAACTCTTTCGCACCGATGAGCCCTCCTCCCTGTCAGAAAAAGACATGCGCACCCTTTCAGCTATCCCGCTTGTTACCCTCATCGACTTTCGATCAATCAAGGAACAGCAGGACAAGCCCGACAGGCTCCCGGAAAATATCCGGCGATACTACTTCCTGCCCATCACCCCTGGCAAACTCAGTGATGTGGATGACGCCAAAATCGATGAAAATCTCATGATCCGTATCTACCGTGAGCTGGTGACAGACAAGGAGGCCATTGCCCAGTACACGGAATTTTTCCGCATTCTGCAAGCTGATGACTCAGCGCCTCTGGCTTTTCACTGTGCCGCAGGCAAAGACCGGACAGGCGTGGGAGCAGCACTTGTTCTCTACTCCCTTGGTGTAGATGACACAACCATCATGAAAGATTATCTGCAATCCGCCAGCTATATCCATGAAAAATATGCTGACATCCTCAAACAAAAACCTGCCTACGCCCCGCTTCTGGCAGTAAAACGGGAATACCTTCAGGCTGCCATCGATACCATCCGGAATCACTACGGCAGTATGGACAATTATCTGCAAAAGGTGCTTCAGGTAAACATCAGCCGCATGCAGGAAAAATACCTGCAATAA
- a CDS encoding GGDEF domain-containing protein, which yields MKGLDFIHSILAEIDIVVLKRLASGKYTLLGKVPGFYRELYPDDENGPCVEPWKHSDMLAFFLEDAEIFFSKNTEGQYSSSIWQEEGVDGDKALFAQAMVTSEGRAIILRLFHEEYIERVKILQKARENLLERRELKRDLQLYKKISRYDALTSLYNHATFIEILQAEAMNARNTGASLSLLIMDIDDFKRVNDTFGHLAGDAVLASFGKILQSHLRTGDIAARYGGEEFVILATNTSQDQAFRMAENLRKRIEDFKFPYTERTTVSIGCTAYQPPEDIRNFIQRADFAMYDAKRDGKNNIKIR from the coding sequence ATGAAAGGTCTTGATTTTATCCATTCGATTCTTGCTGAGATCGATATCGTGGTGCTGAAGCGGCTGGCGTCGGGAAAGTACACGCTGCTCGGCAAGGTCCCGGGCTTTTATCGCGAGCTGTACCCGGACGACGAGAATGGGCCATGCGTTGAACCATGGAAGCATTCGGATATGCTGGCCTTTTTCCTTGAGGATGCAGAGATTTTTTTCAGCAAGAATACAGAAGGGCAGTATTCTTCCAGCATCTGGCAGGAAGAGGGTGTGGATGGTGACAAGGCGCTGTTTGCACAGGCGATGGTCACTTCGGAAGGCCGGGCAATTATTTTGCGTCTTTTTCACGAAGAATATATCGAGCGGGTCAAGATCCTCCAAAAGGCGAGAGAAAACCTTCTGGAAAGAAGGGAACTGAAGCGTGATCTGCAGCTGTACAAGAAAATTTCCCGCTATGATGCCCTGACGTCTCTTTATAACCATGCCACTTTTATAGAGATTTTGCAGGCTGAGGCGATGAATGCCAGAAACACGGGGGCAAGCCTGTCGCTTCTGATCATGGATATTGATGATTTCAAGCGGGTCAACGACACGTTTGGCCATCTGGCTGGCGATGCGGTGCTGGCGTCTTTCGGTAAAATCCTGCAATCACACTTGCGCACAGGGGATATCGCAGCACGGTATGGCGGGGAAGAGTTTGTTATTCTGGCGACAAATACGTCACAGGATCAGGCTTTCCGCATGGCAGAAAATCTGCGCAAACGTATTGAGGACTTCAAATTTCCCTATACCGAACGCACGACAGTCAGTATCGGCTGTACAGCTTATCAGCCGCCCGAGGATATCAGGAATTTTATACAGCGGGCTGATTTTGCCATGTATGATGCTAAACGTGACGGCAAAAACAACATCAAGATACGATAG
- a CDS encoding Rab family GTPase, with the protein MLSKKVCMLGSFSVGKTSLVEQFLHSIFSDKYLSTVGVKISKKTVNIDGTDMSLVLWDMEGKDDYVDIKMSHLRGTMGFFVVADLTRLDTFDAALKIRRVALDVLGENTPHMLLLNKSDRPTWEVNDERIEAAQAAGIKVLRTSARTGTAVNEAFETLAKDMLAKT; encoded by the coding sequence ATGTTAAGCAAAAAAGTCTGCATGCTGGGTTCTTTTTCTGTTGGCAAGACCTCTCTTGTCGAACAGTTTCTTCACTCTATTTTTTCTGACAAATACCTTTCGACGGTAGGTGTCAAAATCAGCAAAAAAACTGTCAATATTGATGGTACCGACATGTCTCTGGTTTTATGGGACATGGAGGGAAAAGACGATTACGTCGATATCAAGATGTCTCATCTCCGCGGCACCATGGGATTTTTTGTCGTTGCCGATTTAACCCGTCTTGATACCTTTGACGCTGCACTCAAGATCAGGCGGGTTGCACTTGATGTGCTGGGTGAGAATACGCCTCATATGCTGCTTCTGAATAAAAGTGATCGTCCTACCTGGGAAGTGAATGATGAACGTATAGAGGCTGCACAGGCTGCTGGCATCAAGGTTTTGCGTACAAGTGCCAGAACAGGAACGGCTGTTAATGAGGCTTTCGAAACCCTTGCGAAAGATATGCTGGCAAAGACGTAA